In Scatophagus argus isolate fScaArg1 chromosome 3, fScaArg1.pri, whole genome shotgun sequence, one genomic interval encodes:
- the LOC124056249 gene encoding caM kinase-like vesicle-associated protein — MPFGCLTLGQKKDYNSPTEVTDKYDLGQIVKSEEFCEIFRAKDRNTLKMYTCKKFHKKDGRKVRKAAKNEIMILKMVKHHNILQLVDAFETKKEYFLFLELATGREVFDWILDQGYYSERDTSNVMRQVLEAVSYLHSLKIVHRNLKLENLVYYNRLKHSKIVISDFQLAKLEYGLIKDPCGTPEYLAPEVVGRQRYGRPVDCWAIGVIMYILLSGNPPLYDDVDEDDSDNRDKNLFLKILSGDYEFDSPYWDDISDSAKNLVASLMEVDQDQRLTAQEAIAHEWISGNAASDKNIKDGVCAQIEKNFAKAKWKKAVRVTTLMKRLRASEQGDSGASGLAVGAAGAAADPNAPSGTSPASGNDSVAATIKAALGEKAPDTQTAAISALSLPSAARQEEQPQTRCNGDVPQMLPQRKED, encoded by the exons GTCCCACAGAGGTGACTGACAAATATGACCTCGGACAAATTGTTAAATC AGAGGAGTTTTGTGAGATATTCCGGGCAAAGGATAGGAACACCTTGAAAATGTACACTTGTAAAAAGTTCCACAAAAAGGATGGAAGGAAAGTGAGGAAAGCAGCCAAGAATGAGATCATGATCTTAAAGAT GGTAAAACATCACAATATCCTCCAGCTGGTTGATGCTTTTGAAACTAAGAAAGAGTACTTCCTTTTTCTGGAGCT CGCTACAGGCAGGGAGGTGTTTGACTGGATCTTAGATCAAGGATACTACTCTGAGAGGGACACCAGCAATGTTATGAGACAGGTGTTGGAGGCTGTATCTTACCTGCACTCTCTGAAAATTGTCCACAGAAATCTTAAG cTGGAAAACTTGGTGTACTATAATCGTTTGAAGCACTCCAAAATTGTTATCAGCGACTTCCAGCTGGCAAAACTGGAATATGGACTCATTAAGGACCCGTGTGGGACTCCGGAATATCTTG CTCCTGAGGTGGTCGGGAGGCAGAGATATGGAAGACCTGTGGACTGCTGGGCCATCGGTGTCATCATGTATATACT TTTGTCTGGAAACCCTCCTCTCTATGATGATGTCGATGAAGATGACTCTGATAATCGTGATAAGAACCTTTTCCTTAAGATTTTGTCAGGGGACTATGAGTTTGATTCACCATATTGGGATGACATTTCTGATTCTG CCAAAAACTTAGTGGCATCTTTGATGGAAGTGGACCAAGATCAGCGATTGACTGCACAGGAAGCCATTGCCCATGAATg GATTTCTGGAAATGCTGCCTCAGACAAGAACATAAAAGATGGCGTTTGTGCACAAATAGAAAAGAACTTTGCCAAAGCCAAGTGGAAG AAAGCTGTTAGAGTGACCACCCTCATGAAGAGACTTCGAGCATCTGAGCAGGGCGATTCAGGGGCCTCTGGCCTCGCTGTAGGTGCTGCGGGTGCTGCAGCTGATCCCAACGCACCCAGCGGCACTTCTCCAGCTAGTGGCAACGACAGTGTTGCTGCCACCATTAAAGCTGCTCTCGGCGAAAAGGCTCCCGACACACAGACTGCCGCCATCTCTGCACTCTCCCTGCCCAGTGCAGCCAGACAGGAAGAGCAGCCACAGACACGGTGCAACGGTGATGTTCCCCAAATGTTGCCACAAAGGAAGGAAGACTAG
- the LOC124056248 gene encoding RNA-binding protein 6 isoform X1, giving the protein MWNGPGPGQGPRGGPPFRGDHRGEMFGGRDRPMPDYRGRDGMNMGPMGPMGHMGQRPQDLPPMDMRRMDGPPMRGRDMDPCDMRGREPNRDFFGPGEDTDFSLRRQYETAIRQKLINSSGFPGPGRNSVDMGGRGMPPLEPSSRFMNMRDRESFRYDMPQFNNPNTDGRRGGFPLNRMEQNDGFRDMRNRPPMGIGDTNRCDMDLPPRERRMMDTDRRGGPPFNPRGGFDSDTDFRNRLGPPTEFRARDRSPLRFGNSDVSSVDRARSDITPDVAGPRRSEFMGAEDTRRERDYPDSSGSPLMDYRSGEEMTLAEEWKNRQKDKNPFLNMGKSMGGVPEPNFPVGFGRDMNVRDPPPFQERNRQSVEFPGKDVGFPRGDNFPTMELPSIGSKVPQDCPLPEIRPLTGPLGRENENKLWLGERDSKPNQNKPNPDERPPYHKEKLQPPHEIQVQSDCFKGLKDLPHNQGPARGKMGVERDYQSSSTVQPKDQDYRDIDYRTGSGRAFDYKSEALEAPEKLLKESKPITPSKFSESGSQDQDYRSASVEDKVSNTISITGIPKTATMEQILGAFVDRDGVAMQGMKIKNVVPGYSYDTAYVEFLNLEDAVHFMESNKGSLKVGTRTTSMKYIQPDDYERSVHDSDHKVPQLQEPQLPRPGEPLEESKTSLNGSESKGSTEPLSQSQWQRSSDLTPEAWQQQVDEQRQQQETEQQTESWGSRIHPHHSSQQSDSVFKDSKTMIIKNVKPTTTVETILKALDPFAYLDERNVRLVKAKQPGAKCFCFVDMDSHEQVTRLVELLTKPRPLYIDGVRVYAEVAKPLKNQNFRRDIDKSNSSILGYPPEATVIGPQQYPQPPQYLQPLPPPTGAPAGVQGDLMTGSTNPALPTDLSIGQGVGYGETPAVDSSFKAGGPQVPTESAGMTVGSDGSQTYLFGSEVPDMTNYLYDATSGFYYDPETTLYYDPSSRYFYNAQTQEYLYWDPTSKTYIPVPGGNSAETQAGTMTAEDQAILANPAADAPLEMKKPSSVPPLTTTSPAPAPVSAASSAPESALTSTAALEKKDDDDSAKKDKEEKPKSLAAVKIMKDMERWAKIQNRQKESVRAASPVLRGGMDDDKRQSKSADAGFTIFERKISGADDLFKKPLAPPKKDEKSKRPMGSLGLLASDYAAGSDEEVEEDKEEATKSSQVSQSQDKDSKLTDWKKMACLLCRRQFPNKDALIRHQQLSDLHKQNMEIHLKIKRSKKELEALENQEKELNAREPSKSPEQKRRKHHHQQPQHHNTWAGSSRESNKVSDRPGLGSEPVPQRKKKEPVVWDHATYKQAVRKAMFARFKELE; this is encoded by the exons ATGTGGAATGGACCGGGGCCAGGGCAAGGACCACGGGGAGGACCACCCTTTCG TGGTGATCATCGTGGAGAAATGTTTGGCGGCAGAGATCGTCCCATGCCTGATTATCGAGGTAGAGATGGGATGAACATGGGTCCCATGGGTCCTATGGGTCATATGGGCCAAAGACCCCAAGATCTGCCACCTATGGACATGAGGAGGATGGATGGACCACCCATGAGGGGGCGTGATATGGACCCATGTGATATGCGAGGTAGAGAGCCAAACAGAGATTTTTTTGGACCTGGAGAAGATACAGACTTCAGTCTTAGAAGGCAGTATGAAACTGCCATCAGACAGAAACTGATTAATTCTTCTGGTTTCCCGGGACCAGGCAGGAATTCAGTAGATATGGGAGGGAGGGGCATGCCACCACTGGAACCAAGCAGCAGATTTATGaacatgagagacagagagtcatTTCGTTACGACATGCCACAGTTCAACAATCCCAATACTGATGGAAGGAGAGGGGGGTTCCCCTTGAACAGAATGGAACAAAATGATGGATTTAGGGACATGCGGAACAGACCCCCAATGGGCATTGGTGACACTAATCGCTGTGATATGGACTTACCTCCACGTGAAAGGAGAATGATGGACactgacagaagaggaggaccCCCTTTCAATCCAAGAGGAGGATTTGATTCCGATACAGATTTCAGAAATCGTCTTGGACCGCCTACTGAATTCAGAGCTAGGGATCGATCTCCATTAAGGTTTGGAAACAGTGATGTCTCTTCAGTGGACAGGGCAAGATCGGACATAACTCCAGATGTTGCTGGCCCTCGGAGATCAGAGTTTATGGGTGCAGAAGACACACGCAGAGAAAGAGATTATCCAGATTCAAGTGGCAGTCCCCTTATGGATTATCGAAGTGGTGAAGAGATGACTCTTGCAGAGGAGTGGAAGAACCGTCAAAAGGACAAGAACCCTTTCTTGAACATGGGTAAAAGTATGGGCGGTGTACCTGAACCCAACTTCCCTGTAGGTTTTGGCAGAGACATGAATGTTAGAGATCCACCACCATTTCAGGAAAGGAATAGGCAATCTGTGGAATTCCCAGGTAAAGATGTTGGCTTTCCTCGTGGTGACAACTTTCCTACTATGGAGCTACCATCAATTGGCAGCAAAGTTCCACAAGACTGTCCCCTCCCAGAAATAAGACCCCTTACTGGCCCTCttgggagagaaaatgagaacaaaCTTTGGCTCGGAGAAAGGGACTCAAAGCCTAATCAGAATAAACCAAATCCTGATGAAAGACCTCCTTACCACAAAGAGAAGCTTCAGCCCCCACATGAGATTCAGGTGCAAAGTGATTGTTTTAAAGGGTTGAAAGACCTCCCACACAATCAAGGCCCTGCCAGAGGTAAGATGGGGGTTGAACGCGATTAccaaagcagcagcactgtACAACCGAAAGACCAAGACTACAGGGACATAGATTACAGAACAGGATCTGGGAGGGCTTTCGATTACAAAAGTGAGGCACTTGAAGCACCAGAGAAGCTCCTCAAAGAGTCTAAACCAATCACACCTTCAAAATTTAGTGAGTCAGGTTCTCag gatCAAGATTACAGGAGTGCATCAGTGGAGGACAAAGTTTCCAACACAATATCCATAACTGGTATTCCAAAGACTGCCACAATGGAGCAg attCTTGGTGCCTTTGTAGATCGTGATGGTGTGGCAATGCAGGGGATGAAAATCAAAAACGTTGTGCCCG GTTACAGCTACGATACGGCCTATGTGGAGTTTTTAAACCTCGAGGATGCAGTCCACTTCATGGAGTCCAACAAG GGGTCGCTAAAGGTTGGCACTAGAACAACATCTATGAAGTACATCCAGCCAGACGACTATGAAAGAAGTGTTCAT GACTCAGATCACAAAGTACCACAACTTCAGGAGCCCCAGTTGCCCAGACCTGGTGAACCTTTGGAAGAATCGAAGACCAGCCTGAATGGGTCAGAATCCAAAGGCTCTACAGAGCCGTTGTCCCAAAGCCAATGGCAGCGTAGTTCTGACCTGACTCCAGAGGcctggcagcagcaggtggatgaGCAGCGCCAACAGCAAGAAACCGAGCAGCAGACAGAGTCTTGGGGCAGCCGCATCCATCCTCATCACAGTTCACAGCAATCTGACTCCGTCTTCAAAGACAGCAAAA CcatgataataaaaaatgtgaagccCACCACCACAGTAGAGACTATCCTGAAAGCCTTGGACCCCTTTGCATATCTGGATGAAAGAAATGTTCGTCTAGTCAAGGCCAAACAACCAGGAGCCAAGTGCTTCTGCTTTGTTGACATGGACTCCCATGAG CAAGTGACCCGTCTAGTTGAGCTCCTCACTAAACCCAGACCCCTTTATATTGATGGAGTCAGAGTTTATGCCGAGGTGGCAAAACCGCTCAAGAACCAAAA tttcaggagAGACATTGACAAATCAAATAGTTCCATCCTTGGGTATCCACCTGAGGCCACTGTAATAGGG CCCCAGCAGTACCCACAGCCTCCACAATACTTGCAACCTCTGCCACCACCCACTGGTGCCCCTGCTGGGGTTCAAG GTGACTTAATGACTGGCAGCACTAATCCTGCTCTTCCAACAGACCTAAGTATTGGACAG GGAGTTGGCTATGGTGAAACTCCAGCTGTGGATTCCTCGTTCAAGGCTGGTGGACCCCAAGTGCCAACAGAATCAGCTGGGATGACAGTTGGCTCAGACGGATCGCAGACCTACCTTTTTG GCTCTGAGGTTCCAGACATGACCAACTACTTGTATGATGCCACATCTGGCTTCTACTATGATCCTGAGACAACGTTGTACTACGACCCAAGCTCAAGG TATTTCTACAATGCTCAAACCCAGGAGTACCTGTACTGGGATCCCACTTCAAAGACCTACATCCCAGTTCCAGGAGGGAACTCTGCTGAGACCCAAGCTGGGACCATGACTGCTGAAGACCAGGCCATTCTTGCCAACCCAGCGGCTGATGCTcctttggaaatgaaaaagccATCGTCGGTGCCTCCCCTCACCACAACATCTCCAGCCCCAGCTCCTGTTTCTGCGGCCAGCTCTGCTCCAGAGTCTGCCCTGACTTCTACAGCAGCTCTCGAGAAGAAAGATGACGACGACTCCgctaaaaaagacaaagaggagaagccGAAAAGTCTTGCTGCTGTCAAG ATCATGAAAGATATGGAGCGCTGGGCAAAGATCCAGAATCGTCAAAAGGAAAGTGTTCGCGCTGCATCACCAGTGCTGAGGGGTGGAATGGATGACGACAAGAGGCAATCAAAGTCAGCTGATGCTGGCTTCACTATCTTTGAGAGGAAG ATCTCAGGTGCAGATGATCTTTTTAAGAAGCCCCTTGCGCCTCCTAAGAAAGATGAAAAGTCAAAG CGTCCAATGGGCTCCTTGGGTCTGCTTGCATCAGACTATGCAGCCGGAAGTGATGAAGAGGTGGAAGAAGATAAGGAGGAGGCAACTAAAAGTAGTCAGGTCAGCCAGTCTCAAGACAAGGACAGCAAGCTGACAGACTGGAAGAAGATGGCCTGCCTGCTGTGTAGGAGACAGTTTCCCAACAAGGACGCTCTGATCCGCCACCAGCAGCTTTCCGACCTGCACAAA CAAAATATGGAGATCCACCTTAAGATCAAGAGGTCAAAGAAGGAGCTTGAGGCACTGGAGAACCAGGAAAAAGAA CTAAATGCCAGGGAACCTTCCAAATCACcagaacagaaaaggagaaaacaccATCACCAACAGCCACAGCATCATAATACCTGGGCTGGGAGCTCCAG GGAGTCAAATAAAGTCAGTGATAGACCTGGTTTAGGATCTGAACCTGTCCCG cagaggaaaaagaaagagccTGTAGTTTGGGACCACGCCACCTACAAACAAGCAGTACGAAAAGCCATGTTTGCACGGTTCAAGGAACTTGAATGA
- the LOC124056248 gene encoding RNA-binding protein 6 isoform X2: MWNGPGPGQGPRGGPPFRGDHRGEMFGGRDRPMPDYRGRDGMNMGPMGPMGHMGQRPQDLPPMDMRRMDGPPMRGRDMDPCDMRGREPNRDFFGPGEDTDFSLRRQYETAIRQKLINSSGFPGPGRNSVDMGGRGMPPLEPSSRFMNMRDRESFRYDMPQFNNPNTDGRRGGFPLNRMEQNDGFRDMRNRPPMGIGDTNRCDMDLPPRERRMMDTDRRGGPPFNPRGGFDSDTDFRNRLGPPTEFRARDRSPLRFGNSDVSSVDRARSDITPDVAGPRRSEFMGAEDTRRERDYPDSSGSPLMDYRSGEEMTLAEEWKNRQKDKNPFLNMGKSMGGVPEPNFPVGFGRDMNVRDPPPFQERNRQSVEFPGKDVGFPRGDNFPTMELPSIGSKVPQDCPLPEIRPLTGPLGRENENKLWLGERDSKPNQNKPNPDERPPYHKEKLQPPHEIQVQSDCFKGLKDLPHNQGPARGKMGVERDYQSSSTVQPKDQDYRDIDYRTGSGRAFDYKSEALEAPEKLLKESKPITPSKFSESGSQDQDYRSASVEDKVSNTISITGIPKTATMEQILGAFVDRDGVAMQGMKIKNVVPGYSYDTAYVEFLNLEDAVHFMESNKGSLKVGTRTTSMKYIQPDDYERSVHDSDHKVPQLQEPQLPRPGEPLEESKTSLNGSESKGSTEPLSQSQWQRSSDLTPEAWQQQVDEQRQQQETEQQTESWGSRIHPHHSSQQSDSVFKDSKTMIIKNVKPTTTVETILKALDPFAYLDERNVRLVKAKQPGAKCFCFVDMDSHEQVTRLVELLTKPRPLYIDGVRVYAEVAKPLKNQNFRRDIDKSNSSILGYPPEATVIGPQQYPQPPQYLQPLPPPTGAPAGVQGDLMTGSTNPALPTDLSIGQGVGYGETPAVDSSFKAGGPQVPTESAGMTVGSDGSQTYLFGSEVPDMTNYLYDATSGFYYDPETTLYYDPSSRYFYNAQTQEYLYWDPTSKTYIPVPGGNSAETQAGTMTAEDQAILANPAADAPLEMKKPSSVPPLTTTSPAPAPVSAASSAPESALTSTAALEKKDDDDSAKKDKEEKPKSLAAVKIMKDMERWAKIQNRQKESVRAASPVLRGGMDDDKRQSKSADAGFTIFERKISGADDLFKKPLAPPKKDEKSKRPMGSLGLLASDYAAGSDEEVEEDKEEATKSSQVSQSQDKDSKLTDWKKMACLLCRRQFPNKDALIRHQQLSDLHKQNMEIHLKIKRSKKELEALENQEKELNAREPSKSPEQKRRKHHHQQPQHHNTWAGSSRESNKVSDRPGLGSEPVPRKKKEPVVWDHATYKQAVRKAMFARFKELE; encoded by the exons ATGTGGAATGGACCGGGGCCAGGGCAAGGACCACGGGGAGGACCACCCTTTCG TGGTGATCATCGTGGAGAAATGTTTGGCGGCAGAGATCGTCCCATGCCTGATTATCGAGGTAGAGATGGGATGAACATGGGTCCCATGGGTCCTATGGGTCATATGGGCCAAAGACCCCAAGATCTGCCACCTATGGACATGAGGAGGATGGATGGACCACCCATGAGGGGGCGTGATATGGACCCATGTGATATGCGAGGTAGAGAGCCAAACAGAGATTTTTTTGGACCTGGAGAAGATACAGACTTCAGTCTTAGAAGGCAGTATGAAACTGCCATCAGACAGAAACTGATTAATTCTTCTGGTTTCCCGGGACCAGGCAGGAATTCAGTAGATATGGGAGGGAGGGGCATGCCACCACTGGAACCAAGCAGCAGATTTATGaacatgagagacagagagtcatTTCGTTACGACATGCCACAGTTCAACAATCCCAATACTGATGGAAGGAGAGGGGGGTTCCCCTTGAACAGAATGGAACAAAATGATGGATTTAGGGACATGCGGAACAGACCCCCAATGGGCATTGGTGACACTAATCGCTGTGATATGGACTTACCTCCACGTGAAAGGAGAATGATGGACactgacagaagaggaggaccCCCTTTCAATCCAAGAGGAGGATTTGATTCCGATACAGATTTCAGAAATCGTCTTGGACCGCCTACTGAATTCAGAGCTAGGGATCGATCTCCATTAAGGTTTGGAAACAGTGATGTCTCTTCAGTGGACAGGGCAAGATCGGACATAACTCCAGATGTTGCTGGCCCTCGGAGATCAGAGTTTATGGGTGCAGAAGACACACGCAGAGAAAGAGATTATCCAGATTCAAGTGGCAGTCCCCTTATGGATTATCGAAGTGGTGAAGAGATGACTCTTGCAGAGGAGTGGAAGAACCGTCAAAAGGACAAGAACCCTTTCTTGAACATGGGTAAAAGTATGGGCGGTGTACCTGAACCCAACTTCCCTGTAGGTTTTGGCAGAGACATGAATGTTAGAGATCCACCACCATTTCAGGAAAGGAATAGGCAATCTGTGGAATTCCCAGGTAAAGATGTTGGCTTTCCTCGTGGTGACAACTTTCCTACTATGGAGCTACCATCAATTGGCAGCAAAGTTCCACAAGACTGTCCCCTCCCAGAAATAAGACCCCTTACTGGCCCTCttgggagagaaaatgagaacaaaCTTTGGCTCGGAGAAAGGGACTCAAAGCCTAATCAGAATAAACCAAATCCTGATGAAAGACCTCCTTACCACAAAGAGAAGCTTCAGCCCCCACATGAGATTCAGGTGCAAAGTGATTGTTTTAAAGGGTTGAAAGACCTCCCACACAATCAAGGCCCTGCCAGAGGTAAGATGGGGGTTGAACGCGATTAccaaagcagcagcactgtACAACCGAAAGACCAAGACTACAGGGACATAGATTACAGAACAGGATCTGGGAGGGCTTTCGATTACAAAAGTGAGGCACTTGAAGCACCAGAGAAGCTCCTCAAAGAGTCTAAACCAATCACACCTTCAAAATTTAGTGAGTCAGGTTCTCag gatCAAGATTACAGGAGTGCATCAGTGGAGGACAAAGTTTCCAACACAATATCCATAACTGGTATTCCAAAGACTGCCACAATGGAGCAg attCTTGGTGCCTTTGTAGATCGTGATGGTGTGGCAATGCAGGGGATGAAAATCAAAAACGTTGTGCCCG GTTACAGCTACGATACGGCCTATGTGGAGTTTTTAAACCTCGAGGATGCAGTCCACTTCATGGAGTCCAACAAG GGGTCGCTAAAGGTTGGCACTAGAACAACATCTATGAAGTACATCCAGCCAGACGACTATGAAAGAAGTGTTCAT GACTCAGATCACAAAGTACCACAACTTCAGGAGCCCCAGTTGCCCAGACCTGGTGAACCTTTGGAAGAATCGAAGACCAGCCTGAATGGGTCAGAATCCAAAGGCTCTACAGAGCCGTTGTCCCAAAGCCAATGGCAGCGTAGTTCTGACCTGACTCCAGAGGcctggcagcagcaggtggatgaGCAGCGCCAACAGCAAGAAACCGAGCAGCAGACAGAGTCTTGGGGCAGCCGCATCCATCCTCATCACAGTTCACAGCAATCTGACTCCGTCTTCAAAGACAGCAAAA CcatgataataaaaaatgtgaagccCACCACCACAGTAGAGACTATCCTGAAAGCCTTGGACCCCTTTGCATATCTGGATGAAAGAAATGTTCGTCTAGTCAAGGCCAAACAACCAGGAGCCAAGTGCTTCTGCTTTGTTGACATGGACTCCCATGAG CAAGTGACCCGTCTAGTTGAGCTCCTCACTAAACCCAGACCCCTTTATATTGATGGAGTCAGAGTTTATGCCGAGGTGGCAAAACCGCTCAAGAACCAAAA tttcaggagAGACATTGACAAATCAAATAGTTCCATCCTTGGGTATCCACCTGAGGCCACTGTAATAGGG CCCCAGCAGTACCCACAGCCTCCACAATACTTGCAACCTCTGCCACCACCCACTGGTGCCCCTGCTGGGGTTCAAG GTGACTTAATGACTGGCAGCACTAATCCTGCTCTTCCAACAGACCTAAGTATTGGACAG GGAGTTGGCTATGGTGAAACTCCAGCTGTGGATTCCTCGTTCAAGGCTGGTGGACCCCAAGTGCCAACAGAATCAGCTGGGATGACAGTTGGCTCAGACGGATCGCAGACCTACCTTTTTG GCTCTGAGGTTCCAGACATGACCAACTACTTGTATGATGCCACATCTGGCTTCTACTATGATCCTGAGACAACGTTGTACTACGACCCAAGCTCAAGG TATTTCTACAATGCTCAAACCCAGGAGTACCTGTACTGGGATCCCACTTCAAAGACCTACATCCCAGTTCCAGGAGGGAACTCTGCTGAGACCCAAGCTGGGACCATGACTGCTGAAGACCAGGCCATTCTTGCCAACCCAGCGGCTGATGCTcctttggaaatgaaaaagccATCGTCGGTGCCTCCCCTCACCACAACATCTCCAGCCCCAGCTCCTGTTTCTGCGGCCAGCTCTGCTCCAGAGTCTGCCCTGACTTCTACAGCAGCTCTCGAGAAGAAAGATGACGACGACTCCgctaaaaaagacaaagaggagaagccGAAAAGTCTTGCTGCTGTCAAG ATCATGAAAGATATGGAGCGCTGGGCAAAGATCCAGAATCGTCAAAAGGAAAGTGTTCGCGCTGCATCACCAGTGCTGAGGGGTGGAATGGATGACGACAAGAGGCAATCAAAGTCAGCTGATGCTGGCTTCACTATCTTTGAGAGGAAG ATCTCAGGTGCAGATGATCTTTTTAAGAAGCCCCTTGCGCCTCCTAAGAAAGATGAAAAGTCAAAG CGTCCAATGGGCTCCTTGGGTCTGCTTGCATCAGACTATGCAGCCGGAAGTGATGAAGAGGTGGAAGAAGATAAGGAGGAGGCAACTAAAAGTAGTCAGGTCAGCCAGTCTCAAGACAAGGACAGCAAGCTGACAGACTGGAAGAAGATGGCCTGCCTGCTGTGTAGGAGACAGTTTCCCAACAAGGACGCTCTGATCCGCCACCAGCAGCTTTCCGACCTGCACAAA CAAAATATGGAGATCCACCTTAAGATCAAGAGGTCAAAGAAGGAGCTTGAGGCACTGGAGAACCAGGAAAAAGAA CTAAATGCCAGGGAACCTTCCAAATCACcagaacagaaaaggagaaaacaccATCACCAACAGCCACAGCATCATAATACCTGGGCTGGGAGCTCCAG GGAGTCAAATAAAGTCAGTGATAGACCTGGTTTAGGATCTGAACCTGTCCCG aggaaaaagaaagagccTGTAGTTTGGGACCACGCCACCTACAAACAAGCAGTACGAAAAGCCATGTTTGCACGGTTCAAGGAACTTGAATGA